AAAAGCAAAATATTTCAACTTCTCTAATTGAACGCCAGAATCTGACAATGCGCATGGGGATGCGCCGCTTTACCAGGCTAACTAATGGCTTCTCGAAGAAGGTTCAAAATCTTGAATATGCGGTAGCCTTACACTTCATGTATTACAACTTCTGCCGGATTCACCAAACCACAAGAATAACCCCAGCTATGGCCGCCGGAGTGACCGATCGTCTTTGGGAAATTGAAGATTTGATAAAACTATTAGAGAAATCAGAAACGATATAAGCAATTAAATGCATACTAAATGCAATAAGGTGCGCATCAATTTGTTGCGCGTCAATAACTTAATCTATATTTTTGTAACTTTTTTGCTTGACTATTGTTTAAATAATGTCGATCTTAAGACTGTAAAGACATACATCCTTCAGGTTAATAGCCTGTTGGTGCCCGGAGTAAAATTCCGGGCTTTTTTATTTTGGGCATTATGATAATAACCGGAAAACCTCATCGCGCGATTGCTTTTATAGATGGATTCAATGTTTATCATTTTCTGGAAAATAATTTTCCTCAATGTAAATGGCTTGATTATAGAAAATTGGCCCAACGTCATCTACCTCAATATGCCACATTGACAGAGGTTTATTATTTTTCAGCATACGCTACATGGGATCAAAAAAAAGTAGAGAGACACCAAAAATATGTAGAAGCCTTGCGAGCCATTGGAATTAGAATTGAAATCAATCATTTTGCCAACCGTCGCCGAAATTTTGTGGTTCCCGATAAATTATCAGGCAAAACTTTCAATACGATTGATGGTCCGATCAGGGGTATTATTAGGACGGGATATACATTTGAAGAAAAGAGTACGGATGTAAGTATTGGTGCTCATATCATTGCCCTTGCCGCAAAAAATGAATTTGATACGGCATTATTAATCTCAGGTGATACCGATTTTGTCCCAGTCATTAAAATAATGAATTCAAGTTTTTCGCCAAAAATTTTGCGAATTGCCGTTCCCAGCTTCTCGATGCCTGGCCCATTTACCCAATTATTGCCAAATGGATTTTGCCGACTAATAACAAAGAGTGACCTTACAAAAAGCCTAATGGATAGT
The sequence above is drawn from the Candidatus Zixiibacteriota bacterium genome and encodes:
- a CDS encoding NYN domain-containing protein, which produces MIITGKPHRAIAFIDGFNVYHFLENNFPQCKWLDYRKLAQRHLPQYATLTEVYYFSAYATWDQKKVERHQKYVEALRAIGIRIEINHFANRRRNFVVPDKLSGKTFNTIDGPIRGIIRTGYTFEEKSTDVSIGAHIIALAAKNEFDTALLISGDTDFVPVIKIMNSSFSPKILRIAVPSFSMPGPFTQLLPNGFCRLITKSDLTKSLMDSPITGTSISKPPEW